In Chitinophagales bacterium, one DNA window encodes the following:
- the ahcY gene encoding adenosylhomocysteinase, whose product MTKSTLELTLPYKVKDITLAEWGRKEIALAEAEMPGLMAIREEYGAQKPLKGARIAGCLHMTIQTAVLIETLTALGAEVRWSSCNIFSTQDHAAAAIAAAGIPVFAWKGMNEADFNWCIEQTLFFGNTDRPLNMILDDGGDLTNMVFDVYPELIAHIRGLSEETTTGVHRLYERMAKGTLPMPAINVNDSVTKSKFDNKYGCRESLVDAIRRGTDLMLAGKVAVVAGFGDVGKGSAESLSGANARVIVTEIDPICALQAAMEGYEVKKMMDAIREADIVVTASGCHGVIREEHFRLMKDKTVVCNIGHFDVELDMAWLNENYGHTKVVIKPQVDKYTIDGKDIIILAEGRLVNLGVAMGHPSFVMSTSFTNQVLAQLELWLRSDQYEHKVYTLPKHLDEKVARLHLAKIGVEIDELTEEQAIYLGIPKEGPFKPEYYRY is encoded by the coding sequence ATGACTAAAAGCACTTTAGAATTAACACTTCCTTATAAAGTTAAGGACATCACATTAGCTGAATGGGGTAGAAAAGAAATAGCACTTGCCGAGGCGGAAATGCCGGGCCTTATGGCAATCCGTGAAGAATATGGAGCGCAAAAACCACTGAAAGGTGCAAGAATAGCAGGTTGCCTGCACATGACCATACAAACAGCCGTCTTGATTGAAACACTGACTGCACTGGGCGCTGAAGTACGGTGGTCGTCCTGCAACATCTTTTCAACACAGGATCATGCCGCCGCTGCCATTGCCGCCGCAGGCATTCCGGTATTTGCCTGGAAGGGAATGAATGAGGCTGATTTCAACTGGTGCATTGAACAGACACTCTTTTTTGGTAACACGGATCGTCCGTTGAACATGATTCTTGACGATGGCGGTGACCTCACCAACATGGTTTTTGATGTTTATCCGGAACTGATTGCGCACATTCGCGGCCTGTCTGAGGAGACTACTACCGGCGTTCATCGTTTATATGAAAGAATGGCCAAAGGCACATTGCCGATGCCTGCTATTAATGTCAATGATTCTGTAACCAAATCCAAGTTCGATAATAAGTATGGCTGCCGCGAATCGCTCGTCGATGCCATCAGGAGAGGAACGGACCTGATGCTGGCTGGTAAAGTGGCCGTCGTTGCAGGCTTCGGCGATGTAGGTAAAGGATCGGCAGAGTCACTGAGTGGCGCTAATGCCCGGGTTATTGTAACAGAGATTGACCCGATTTGTGCCCTGCAGGCAGCGATGGAAGGGTATGAAGTGAAGAAGATGATGGATGCCATCAGGGAAGCAGACATTGTTGTTACCGCATCAGGTTGTCATGGAGTGATAAGGGAAGAACATTTCAGGCTGATGAAAGACAAAACAGTTGTTTGCAATATCGGGCATTTTGATGTGGAGCTTGACATGGCATGGCTGAATGAAAATTACGGTCACACCAAGGTGGTTATCAAACCGCAGGTTGATAAATACACGATTGACGGAAAGGACATTATCATACTGGCTGAAGGCCGCCTGGTGAACCTTGGCGTGGCTATGGGTCACCCGTCTTTTGTAATGTCAACATCGTTTACTAATCAGGTATTGGCGCAACTGGAACTCTGGCTGCGGAGCGATCAATATGAACATAAAGTTTACACGCTGCCGAAACATCTGGATGAAAAAGTGGCCCGCCTGCATCTTGCTAAAATCGGTGTTGAAATTGATGAACTGACTGAAGAACAGGCCATCTATCTTGGCATTCCCAAAGAAGGTCCGTTCAAACCGGAATATTACCGCTACTAA
- a CDS encoding BrxA/BrxB family bacilliredoxin, giving the protein MYPAEMVIPMARELTNEGFKELKTAEETAEAIKNNAGTMLLVVNSVCGCAAGSARPGIIESLQGEKKPNHLYTVFAGVDQEATKTAREFLLPYPPSSPAIALFKDNQLVHMVERHQIEGRPASIIAKHLEQVYDHFC; this is encoded by the coding sequence ATGTATCCAGCAGAAATGGTAATTCCCATGGCAAGAGAACTGACCAATGAAGGCTTTAAGGAATTAAAGACGGCCGAGGAAACGGCCGAAGCGATAAAAAATAACGCAGGCACCATGTTATTGGTGGTTAATTCGGTTTGCGGCTGCGCAGCCGGCAGTGCCCGGCCGGGAATTATTGAATCGTTGCAGGGAGAGAAGAAACCCAACCATCTCTACACCGTTTTCGCAGGGGTCGATCAGGAAGCGACAAAAACGGCCCGCGAATTTTTGTTGCCCTACCCTCCTTCATCGCCGGCGATTGCTTTATTTAAAGACAATCAGCTTGTTCATATGGTAGAACGGCATCAGATTGAAGGACGGCCTGCATCCATCATTGCGAAACACCTCGAGCAGGTGTACGATCATTTTTGCTGA
- a CDS encoding acylglycerol kinase family protein: MTEKWFVLINPAAAGHKAGKHWPVIAELLHEAGINFEHQFSTSAADAVQQVTTAIDQGYRKLIAVGGDGTLNLAVNGILQ; the protein is encoded by the coding sequence GTGACTGAAAAGTGGTTCGTACTGATAAACCCTGCCGCTGCCGGCCATAAAGCCGGAAAGCACTGGCCGGTTATTGCTGAGCTTTTACATGAAGCCGGCATCAATTTCGAGCACCAGTTTTCAACCAGCGCAGCAGATGCCGTACAACAGGTAACAACAGCCATTGATCAGGGATACAGGAAACTGATAGCTGTTGGTGGGGATGGCACGCTTAACCTGGCAGTGAACGGAATCCTGCAATAA
- a CDS encoding T9SS type A sorting domain-containing protein, with amino-acid sequence MRRILLIFLMLNLLVKINQAATITNISASYRNGQTFIVWNVIPNYTGFYYIYRFDHPITNSNIDSCYYAGKVPYNFSLNYFLDIGTKGGTDAAHPHRYLVINRNPLDSLDETKGLFVATCNKQKTVYYAVTSDSTGAGGVKVENMKIVPGANALVTGIAEKVEVVKPILQINDIPLPDKPDMLYDAFAFFGSNVKTQFTPATGNEGCLVYNFGVIPDDYVTTEKKAATFFFFGGGGNAYENSNNKAIDGMYKVSLEDVIPNFSWDPVSGENTKWIGYNENFDVYNANENTPPPTTGIDKTYTIARVVWTLDWFLEEYKDVIDPARISVHGSSSGCTGALEMAYLYPDRIAACDVVNAKLNAEYLNDDNPTCKWNIDGSTRHRAEIFLGKLATNLETDFPKINGTGNYKIWDFANYNTLLKDNKYNSLPVMFLTSGKEDNVTCWEEKIPFYKSVNQFKAGGWYFWDLRAHKGGNHAIRDVPLDELLRYSTKLSYPAFSNCSLNDDPGGEVNPIPPYYSGDTIGSVNGVLNWVDSTIAETTDSWQALVYSTQFMLTDSSWYPFDGLPKYVKTDITPRRLQQFVNISDGAIICMENWQGNNLIQSKSFTYHPSNNGNGLITFKKVKIAQQAAGGSLIKIFKCGQEKSTSAQVFQHTATADNVYPNPTDGITTLELTLLETAEVQISITNLLGERLTEVNHGLMQEGDHNIALDLSSYPAGIYIVTAKTGKQINSYKVIKE; translated from the coding sequence ATGAGAAGGATTTTACTGATCTTTTTAATGCTGAACCTGCTGGTAAAAATCAACCAGGCAGCCACTATCACCAACATTTCTGCGAGCTATAGAAACGGGCAGACTTTTATTGTCTGGAATGTGATTCCCAATTACACCGGTTTCTATTACATCTACCGCTTTGACCATCCGATCACGAATAGTAATATTGACAGCTGCTATTATGCAGGCAAGGTGCCTTATAACTTTTCGCTGAATTATTTTCTCGATATCGGCACGAAAGGCGGCACTGATGCCGCTCATCCGCACCGTTACCTGGTCATCAATCGAAATCCATTAGACTCTCTGGATGAAACGAAAGGTTTGTTTGTAGCCACCTGTAACAAGCAAAAAACGGTTTACTACGCAGTTACATCGGATTCCACAGGTGCCGGCGGAGTTAAGGTGGAAAATATGAAGATCGTACCGGGAGCCAATGCCCTTGTTACAGGCATTGCAGAAAAGGTGGAGGTGGTGAAGCCCATTCTGCAGATTAATGACATACCGTTGCCTGATAAGCCTGATATGTTATATGATGCCTTTGCCTTCTTTGGCAGTAATGTGAAAACACAGTTTACGCCGGCTACCGGAAACGAAGGATGCCTGGTCTATAATTTTGGTGTCATTCCCGATGATTATGTTACCACGGAAAAAAAGGCAGCCACTTTCTTTTTCTTTGGCGGTGGCGGTAATGCTTATGAGAATAGTAACAATAAAGCAATTGACGGAATGTATAAGGTTTCACTGGAGGATGTAATCCCGAATTTCAGCTGGGATCCTGTTTCCGGTGAGAATACAAAATGGATTGGCTACAATGAAAACTTCGATGTTTATAATGCCAATGAAAATACACCGCCGCCTACCACCGGCATTGATAAAACCTATACCATTGCCCGCGTTGTCTGGACGCTTGATTGGTTCCTGGAAGAATACAAGGATGTAATTGATCCGGCCAGGATTTCTGTGCATGGGTCTTCCAGCGGATGTACTGGTGCCCTGGAGATGGCCTACTTATATCCTGACCGTATTGCCGCATGTGATGTGGTAAATGCAAAACTGAATGCGGAATACCTGAACGATGATAATCCAACGTGTAAATGGAATATTGACGGATCAACCAGGCATCGTGCTGAAATATTTTTAGGTAAGCTGGCGACCAACCTGGAAACGGACTTCCCTAAGATAAATGGAACAGGTAATTACAAAATATGGGACTTTGCCAATTACAATACGCTCCTTAAGGATAACAAGTATAACTCGCTTCCTGTGATGTTCCTTACCTCAGGAAAAGAAGACAACGTAACATGCTGGGAAGAAAAAATACCTTTTTATAAATCGGTGAATCAATTCAAAGCGGGCGGATGGTATTTCTGGGATTTGCGCGCACACAAAGGCGGCAATCATGCTATCAGGGATGTGCCGCTCGATGAGTTGCTGCGTTACAGCACCAAGCTTTCTTATCCCGCATTTTCCAATTGCAGCCTGAATGATGATCCGGGAGGTGAGGTGAATCCTATACCGCCGTATTATAGTGGTGACACCATTGGTTCGGTAAATGGTGTACTGAACTGGGTGGATAGTACTATTGCTGAAACAACTGACAGCTGGCAGGCGTTGGTTTATTCTACGCAGTTTATGCTCACCGACAGCAGCTGGTACCCGTTTGATGGGTTGCCTAAGTATGTTAAAACAGACATTACGCCCAGGCGGCTGCAGCAATTCGTAAATATCAGTGATGGTGCCATCATCTGCATGGAAAACTGGCAGGGCAATAACCTGATTCAATCTAAATCATTTACCTACCACCCCAGTAATAACGGTAATGGTCTGATCACTTTTAAGAAGGTGAAGATCGCACAGCAGGCAGCTGGCGGAAGCCTTATTAAAATATTCAAATGCGGCCAGGAAAAATCAACCAGTGCACAGGTATTTCAGCATACCGCTACCGCAGATAATGTCTATCCCAATCCAACCGACGGCATCACTACATTGGAGCTCACGTTACTTGAAACTGCGGAAGTACAAATCAGTATTACCAATTTGCTGGGAGAACGGTTAACCGAAGTGAACCATGGCCTGATGCAGGAAGGCGACCATAACATTGCACTCGATCTGTCATCCTATCCCGCCGGCATTTATATCGTGACGGCAAAAACTGGAAAGCAGATCAATTCTTACAAAGTAATTAAAGAGTAA
- a CDS encoding 3-hydroxybutyryl-CoA dehydrogenase, protein MNKIAVIGAGTMGNGICHVFAMKGFRVCIVDISQPALDKAMDTIAKNLDRMVAKQTIDLQVKDNTLANITTDTAIVSGIADADLVVEAATESMELKLRIFGELDKHAKPAAILASNTSSISITKIAAATGRPDKVIGMHFMNPVPVMKLVEVIRGYSTSDETTNVIMQLSSTLGKVPVEVNDYPGFVANRILMPMINEAIYSLFEGVAGVQEIDTVMKLGMAHPMGPLQLADFIGLDVCLSILRVLHDGFGNAKYAPCPLLVNMVAAGNLGMKSGRGFYMYTKGSKDISVADNFRR, encoded by the coding sequence ATGAATAAGATTGCAGTCATCGGAGCAGGCACTATGGGCAATGGCATTTGCCATGTGTTTGCCATGAAAGGATTCCGGGTATGCATCGTTGATATTTCTCAACCGGCACTGGATAAGGCGATGGATACCATTGCAAAGAACCTCGACAGGATGGTAGCGAAACAGACGATTGATTTGCAGGTTAAAGACAATACACTCGCTAATATCACAACGGATACTGCTATTGTCAGCGGCATTGCAGATGCCGATCTGGTTGTGGAAGCTGCCACAGAAAGTATGGAACTGAAGCTGAGGATTTTCGGTGAACTGGATAAGCATGCAAAACCTGCCGCTATTCTGGCTTCCAACACATCTTCTATTTCTATAACAAAAATTGCTGCTGCCACCGGCCGGCCTGATAAAGTGATAGGCATGCACTTTATGAACCCGGTTCCGGTCATGAAACTTGTGGAAGTAATCAGGGGCTACTCCACTTCTGATGAAACAACGAATGTTATCATGCAACTGTCGTCAACTCTGGGAAAAGTACCGGTGGAGGTGAATGACTATCCCGGTTTTGTGGCAAACAGAATTCTGATGCCGATGATTAATGAAGCAATTTATTCACTTTTTGAAGGTGTGGCAGGTGTGCAGGAAATTGACACTGTTATGAAACTTGGAATGGCTCATCCGATGGGCCCTCTTCAATTGGCTGACTTCATCGGCCTCGATGTCTGTCTATCTATTTTGCGGGTGCTGCATGACGGATTCGGTAACGCGAAATACGCCCCTTGTCCTTTGCTTGTCAATATGGTTGCCGCCGGTAACCTCGGCATGAAAAGCGGTCGTGGCTTCTATATGTACACAAAGGGCAGCAAGGATATTTCGGTGGCTGACAATTTCAGGAGATAG
- a CDS encoding T9SS type A sorting domain-containing protein, with the protein MKGIRFFNWIALMCFLLVSKENIAQEAAPFGSKRSLMSLFENGVSPKTEGILAENTRSDSIDILDYHIDLAIVDFTTKVIAGNCAVTFRSKISDCSYIDLDLLGFSVDSVTQNNQQIIFTYSNNLLLRVYLLSTLDAGDSAVVVVYYHGVPTADVSGWGGFYFTQDYAYNLGVGFDADPHPFGRAWFPCFDNFVERSTFHFSITTADTKMALCNGALSSSIQNGNGTTTWNWEMMQTIPSYLACVAVGNYAPAYDSYYGLADTIPVMFGAIATDTTKMKNSFVHIKDALSVFENAFGPYRWNKVGYSLVPFSNGAMEHATNIAYPIFMANGTLDWESFYVHELSHHWFGDLVTCRTQEDMWLNEGWAVYCERLFLEEVYGRPAYDLSIADNHAKVVHYAHTPLGDGQYLPVSGVQHDFTYSTTVYDKGADMVHTLRGYLGDSVFFDCITNYLTEFAFRDAASEDLRDFLSSCSGIDLTDFFDDWIFNPGFPQFSIDSLQVSPLQNQYAVNVFIKQRLDHAPHYYKNVPLKVTFKDKYWNMQVEDMLMNGQCGIFSVVLPFYPEYAGLDLSEKISDAITAGMNTIKQTGTYTFTNAGVTLNVSDLQDSAFIRVEHNYVPPDPFKVPVEGLHISHYHYWKIDGILPAGFDASAILQYNGTSTTGGFLDNSLITNSEDSLVMLFRPSARYDWEILTDVVQNFSGSHSDKRGFFTLNHIEKGEYAWGIFDYDKLDTAVASTPEPCLIISAPDTLSLINNEQLLVYPVPTTGKLTISTQSADANDFLEIYNLYGHTVYREQLLSNKISRVIDVSGWPAGPYIVCRTDTKQHRLATVKIIIN; encoded by the coding sequence ATGAAAGGAATACGTTTTTTTAACTGGATAGCTTTAATGTGTTTCCTCCTGGTTTCTAAAGAAAATATTGCCCAGGAAGCAGCTCCGTTTGGAAGCAAACGGTCACTGATGTCTTTATTTGAAAATGGGGTATCACCTAAAACGGAAGGCATACTAGCTGAGAATACGCGCAGCGATTCAATTGATATACTCGACTATCATATAGATCTTGCAATCGTTGATTTTACTACCAAGGTTATTGCCGGAAACTGCGCAGTTACTTTCCGTTCGAAAATATCGGATTGTTCCTATATCGACCTCGACCTGCTTGGCTTTTCTGTCGATTCAGTCACACAAAACAATCAGCAGATCATCTTCACATACAGTAATAACCTTTTACTGCGCGTGTATCTGCTCAGTACCCTGGATGCCGGCGATTCCGCTGTGGTAGTAGTCTATTACCATGGTGTTCCCACTGCCGATGTTTCCGGCTGGGGAGGGTTTTATTTCACACAAGACTACGCGTACAACCTGGGAGTGGGATTTGATGCTGATCCGCATCCATTTGGGCGGGCCTGGTTTCCCTGTTTCGATAATTTCGTTGAGCGCAGCACCTTTCACTTTTCGATAACTACAGCCGATACAAAGATGGCCTTATGTAACGGCGCACTTTCTTCATCAATACAAAACGGCAACGGCACAACAACATGGAACTGGGAGATGATGCAAACCATTCCAAGCTACCTTGCCTGTGTAGCGGTAGGAAACTATGCACCTGCTTATGATTCTTATTACGGTCTTGCGGATACAATTCCGGTTATGTTCGGTGCCATTGCCACCGATACTACCAAAATGAAAAATTCATTTGTGCATATCAAGGATGCATTATCGGTATTTGAAAATGCATTCGGACCTTACCGGTGGAATAAGGTCGGGTATTCACTCGTGCCTTTTTCCAATGGTGCAATGGAGCATGCAACAAATATCGCATACCCCATTTTTATGGCCAATGGTACTTTGGACTGGGAGAGTTTTTACGTGCATGAATTGTCACATCATTGGTTCGGCGACCTGGTAACCTGCCGGACACAGGAAGACATGTGGCTCAATGAAGGATGGGCTGTATACTGTGAAAGGTTGTTTCTTGAAGAAGTATATGGCCGGCCGGCGTATGACCTCTCCATCGCTGATAACCATGCAAAGGTTGTTCATTATGCACATACACCGCTTGGTGATGGTCAATACCTGCCTGTCTCCGGTGTTCAACACGATTTTACATATAGTACAACAGTATATGATAAAGGCGCGGACATGGTGCATACACTTCGCGGATATCTCGGAGATTCAGTTTTCTTTGATTGCATCACCAATTACCTTACTGAATTTGCCTTTCGCGATGCGGCGAGTGAAGATCTTCGTGATTTTCTTTCAAGTTGTTCGGGAATCGATCTCACTGACTTTTTTGATGACTGGATTTTCAATCCGGGGTTTCCGCAGTTTTCAATAGATTCTCTGCAGGTTTCACCGCTGCAGAATCAGTATGCAGTGAATGTTTTTATCAAGCAGCGACTGGATCATGCGCCACACTATTATAAAAATGTTCCGCTCAAGGTAACTTTCAAAGATAAATATTGGAATATGCAGGTGGAAGACATGCTGATGAATGGTCAGTGTGGTATCTTTTCTGTCGTCTTGCCCTTTTATCCGGAATATGCAGGACTCGATCTGTCGGAAAAAATTTCTGATGCCATTACTGCCGGAATGAATACCATTAAACAAACCGGAACGTATACTTTCACTAATGCTGGTGTCACACTCAATGTATCCGACTTGCAGGATTCTGCTTTCATCAGAGTGGAGCATAATTATGTGCCGCCCGATCCTTTTAAAGTGCCGGTGGAAGGACTGCATATATCACACTACCATTACTGGAAGATCGATGGTATCCTGCCAGCAGGATTTGATGCAAGTGCGATATTGCAATACAATGGTACCTCCACTACCGGCGGCTTTCTCGACAATTCACTGATTACAAACAGCGAAGACAGCCTGGTCATGCTTTTCAGACCTTCGGCTCGGTATGATTGGGAAATACTGACAGATGTTGTACAGAATTTTTCTGGTTCTCATTCCGATAAACGCGGATTCTTCACCCTGAATCATATCGAAAAAGGTGAATATGCATGGGGTATTTTTGATTATGATAAGCTGGATACTGCAGTTGCGTCAACGCCAGAACCCTGTTTGATAATATCGGCGCCTGATACCTTGTCGCTTATTAATAATGAACAACTACTGGTTTACCCGGTTCCGACAACGGGCAAACTTACTATCTCCACACAGTCAGCAGATGCAAACGATTTTCTTGAAATTTATAATCTTTACGGGCATACTGTTTATCGTGAACAGCTATTATCAAATAAAATCAGTCGTGTGATAGATGTGAGCGGATGGCCAGCCGGGCCCTATATTGTTTGCCGGACAGACACAAAACAACACCGGCTCGCAACGGTAAAAATTATTATAAATTAA
- the panB gene encoding 3-methyl-2-oxobutanoate hydroxymethyltransferase: MTDFRSAKKITTHTLREMKEEGVKISMLTAYDYSIAKIVDAAGIDVILVGDSASNVMAGHETTLPITLDQMIYHASSVVRGISRALVVVDLPFGSYQGNSKEALNSAIRIMKESGAHAVKLEGGREVRDSVERIVSAGVPVMGHLGLTPQSIYKFGTYVVRAQEEAEAQRLREDAMLLEQVGCFSIVLEKIPAALAADVAAAVKIPIIGIGAGSKVDGQVLVIHDMLGINKEFKPRFLRRYLNLYDEVKGAVSRYIDDVKLEDFPNENEQY; the protein is encoded by the coding sequence ATGACGGACTTCAGGAGTGCAAAAAAAATTACCACGCATACTTTGCGTGAGATGAAGGAAGAAGGTGTCAAAATTTCAATGCTCACCGCATATGATTATTCTATTGCCAAAATTGTGGATGCTGCGGGCATTGATGTGATATTGGTAGGCGACTCTGCTTCTAACGTGATGGCCGGTCATGAAACCACGCTGCCCATCACACTGGATCAGATGATTTATCATGCCTCTTCTGTTGTGCGTGGCATCAGCCGTGCACTGGTAGTGGTTGACCTGCCATTTGGTTCTTACCAGGGAAACTCGAAAGAGGCGCTTAATTCAGCTATCCGCATCATGAAGGAATCAGGTGCTCATGCTGTAAAACTGGAAGGAGGGCGAGAAGTGAGAGATTCCGTAGAACGCATTGTTTCTGCAGGTGTACCTGTTATGGGGCATTTAGGCCTCACGCCGCAGTCTATTTACAAATTTGGTACTTATGTGGTACGCGCTCAGGAAGAAGCTGAAGCACAGCGTTTACGGGAAGATGCCATGTTGCTCGAGCAGGTGGGTTGCTTTTCCATTGTGCTGGAGAAGATACCAGCGGCATTGGCTGCTGATGTTGCCGCGGCCGTTAAAATTCCGATCATTGGTATCGGTGCCGGAAGTAAAGTGGACGGGCAGGTGCTGGTCATTCATGACATGTTAGGTATCAATAAAGAATTCAAACCTCGCTTCTTACGGAGGTACCTTAATCTGTATGACGAAGTAAAAGGGGCGGTGTCCAGATACATTGATGATGTGAAGCTGGAGGATTTCCCCAATGAAAATGAACAGTATTAA
- a CDS encoding sigma-70 family RNA polymerase sigma factor yields MSITEDVLVSRLFKKDQLAFSYLYDNYAPALNGVIYRIVQDEASAEDVLQETFLKIWNNFSQYDKTKGKLFTWIVNIARNLAIDHTRSKSFRNQQKNLEVDKIVGFIDTNKSTLFNPDQIGLKSMLDKLKPEQREILDLVYFNGYTQAEVANQLGIPLGTVKTKIRMALIQLRSIV; encoded by the coding sequence ATATCAATTACGGAAGATGTGCTGGTCTCCCGCCTTTTCAAAAAGGACCAACTCGCCTTTTCCTATCTCTATGATAATTATGCACCGGCATTGAATGGTGTCATCTATCGTATCGTTCAGGATGAGGCATCCGCTGAAGATGTCTTACAGGAAACTTTTCTGAAAATCTGGAATAACTTCTCACAATATGATAAGACGAAAGGAAAGCTGTTTACCTGGATTGTAAACATAGCCCGCAATCTTGCCATTGATCATACTCGTTCCAAGAGCTTCAGGAATCAGCAAAAAAACCTTGAAGTTGATAAAATCGTAGGTTTTATCGACACCAATAAAAGCACGTTGTTTAATCCGGACCAGATTGGATTAAAGAGTATGCTTGACAAACTCAAGCCGGAACAACGGGAGATTCTTGACCTCGTGTATTTTAATGGTTATACACAGGCAGAGGTTGCAAATCAATTAGGCATCCCGTTAGGGACTGTCAAGACCAAGATCAGAATGGCACTAATTCAACTGAGGTCCATTGTTTAA
- a CDS encoding anti-sigma factor: MNTQDYISSGVLDLYVTGLLSVEEMRDVEMKACQHVEVKKELLSLQTALEHFAFRYAISPRPEAKERIMQAILKKSETAHEASATTSPADQQTPVPETIVRKISPSLPVTAKLLMAACLALLAVMSGTTYYFYHQFSHASEQVALLEVQQAGILKQVDALQHIADKTAENVQMLTDVNTVRVTMKGTEKSPASMAFVYWNTASKAVYLDIKTLPPAAANRQYQLWFIDPQTGPVSAGVFDVKTGEIIQMINANTAAAFAVTLEPLGGSINPTLDQLYIIGNVES, encoded by the coding sequence GTGAATACGCAAGATTACATATCATCCGGAGTGCTTGACTTGTATGTGACAGGGCTTTTATCAGTGGAAGAGATGAGAGATGTGGAGATGAAAGCCTGCCAGCATGTGGAAGTGAAAAAGGAATTGCTTTCATTGCAGACGGCACTTGAACATTTTGCCTTCCGGTATGCTATAAGCCCAAGGCCAGAAGCCAAGGAGAGAATCATGCAGGCCATCCTCAAAAAAAGTGAAACGGCCCATGAAGCTTCCGCTACTACGTCACCCGCTGATCAACAGACACCTGTTCCGGAAACAATCGTCAGGAAGATCAGTCCATCGTTGCCGGTTACAGCAAAATTGCTGATGGCAGCCTGCCTCGCGCTGCTGGCAGTTATGAGCGGTACTACCTATTACTTCTACCATCAGTTCAGCCATGCCAGTGAGCAAGTGGCACTACTTGAAGTGCAGCAGGCCGGTATATTGAAACAGGTTGATGCACTGCAGCATATTGCAGATAAAACCGCTGAAAATGTACAGATGCTCACCGATGTGAACACGGTGCGGGTTACCATGAAGGGAACAGAAAAATCACCCGCAAGCATGGCTTTTGTTTATTGGAACACGGCATCGAAAGCGGTATATCTGGATATTAAAACCTTGCCGCCAGCTGCAGCGAACCGGCAGTATCAGTTGTGGTTTATTGACCCACAGACCGGCCCGGTGAGCGCCGGTGTGTTTGATGTGAAGACCGGTGAAATCATACAAATGATTAATGCCAATACAGCCGCTGCCTTTGCGGTTACACTTGAACCGCTTGGCGGAAGCATCAACCCGACATTGGATCAACTGTACATTATTGGCAATGTTGAGTCCTGA